A window from Methylococcus mesophilus encodes these proteins:
- a CDS encoding PhoH family protein gives MTSAADRKLFVLDTNVLMHDPASLFRFQEHDIFIPMIVLEELDHGKKGLSDVARNARQASRFLDELVHLTALDDIDQGIPLTRTDYAGRIDDRCQGRLFFQTRRLAASLPVSLPGDIPDNSILATLLALSEECPNRQVVLVSKDINMRIKATVLGLRAEDYHNDQVLDDVNLLYSGAIELPPDFWDTHGGKMESWQERGRTFYRVQGPLVKDFFPNQYVYLADDSQFEAIVRRRENGSAVIELARDFRTPQHAVWGIQARNREQNFALNVLLDPDIDFVTLLGSAGTGKTLLALAAGLVMTLDQKLYREIIMSRETIPLGEDIGFLPGTEEEKMTPWMGALLDNLELLSSHENAGAWERAATNTLLLNRVKVRSLNFMRGRTFLNRYIILDEAQNLTSKQMKTLITRAGPGTKIVCLGNIGQIDTPYLTGTTSGLTYVVDRFKQWPHAAHITLRRGERSRLADFASDTL, from the coding sequence ATGACGTCTGCCGCCGATCGCAAGCTGTTCGTGCTCGACACCAATGTGCTGATGCACGATCCCGCCTCCCTGTTCCGCTTCCAGGAGCACGACATCTTCATCCCGATGATCGTGCTGGAAGAGCTCGATCACGGCAAGAAGGGCTTGTCCGACGTGGCGCGGAACGCCCGCCAGGCCAGCCGCTTCCTCGACGAACTGGTCCACCTGACCGCCCTGGACGACATCGACCAGGGCATCCCGCTGACGCGGACCGACTATGCCGGCCGCATCGACGACCGTTGCCAGGGCCGATTGTTTTTCCAGACGCGCCGTCTCGCCGCCTCCCTCCCCGTCAGCCTGCCCGGCGACATTCCGGACAACTCGATCCTGGCAACGCTCCTGGCGCTGTCCGAAGAATGCCCCAACCGGCAGGTGGTGCTGGTGTCGAAAGACATCAACATGCGCATCAAGGCCACGGTGCTTGGCCTTCGGGCCGAGGACTACCACAACGACCAGGTCCTGGACGACGTCAACCTGCTTTACAGCGGCGCCATCGAGCTGCCGCCCGACTTCTGGGACACCCACGGCGGCAAGATGGAATCCTGGCAGGAACGCGGCCGTACTTTCTACCGGGTCCAGGGCCCGCTGGTGAAGGACTTCTTCCCCAACCAGTACGTCTATCTGGCCGACGACTCCCAGTTCGAAGCCATCGTGCGCCGGCGCGAAAACGGCAGCGCCGTCATCGAGCTGGCCCGCGATTTCCGCACGCCGCAGCACGCCGTCTGGGGCATCCAGGCCCGCAACCGCGAACAGAATTTCGCCCTCAACGTCCTGCTCGATCCGGACATCGACTTCGTTACCCTGCTCGGCAGCGCCGGCACCGGCAAGACCCTGCTGGCCCTGGCCGCCGGTCTGGTCATGACGTTGGACCAGAAGCTGTACCGCGAGATCATCATGAGCCGGGAAACGATTCCGCTGGGCGAGGACATCGGCTTCCTTCCCGGCACGGAGGAAGAGAAGATGACGCCCTGGATGGGCGCGCTGCTCGACAACCTGGAACTGCTCAGCAGCCATGAGAACGCCGGCGCCTGGGAACGGGCGGCGACCAACACCCTGCTGCTCAACCGGGTCAAGGTCAGATCGCTCAACTTCATGCGCGGCCGCACCTTCCTCAACCGGTACATCATCCTCGACGAGGCGCAGAACCTGACGTCGAAGCAAATGAAGACCCTGATCACCCGCGCCGGCCCCGGCACCAAGATCGTCTGCCTCGGCAACATCGGCCAGATCGACACGCCCTACCTCACCGGCACCACCTCCGGCCTCACCTACGTCGTCGACCGATTCAAGCAATGGCCGCACGCGGCCCACATCACGCTGCGCCGGGGCGAGCGTTCGCGGCTAGCGGATTTTGCCTCGGATACCCTCTGA
- a CDS encoding AI-2E family transporter, whose amino-acid sequence MQHLREWLSDWFRRILPNAQAVSFAILLVVGFIVVVSLAKMLMPVFAAGVIAYLLDGLVEVGEQRKLPRLVSVIAVYLLFLTLLLVIFVGLLPLLYQQTLQLIEQAPSWVNRGQVLIMELPERYPDYVTQEQVNDLIGVIRAELISYGQSMLTYSYASLVSLITVVVYFILVPLLVFFFLKDRDRILGWFTQYLPRDRNLSNRVWKEVDMQIGNYVRGKFVEIVILFAASFVTFSLMGLNYALLLAVLMGLSVIIPYVGATLVTFPVMIVAFFQWGVSDDFWYLMLAYAIIQALDGVMLVPLLFSEVVNLHPVAIIVAILFFGGWWGFWGVFFAIPLATLVKAVLSAWPRLGEGEMSAAGGQ is encoded by the coding sequence ATGCAGCATTTGCGCGAATGGCTCAGCGACTGGTTCAGGCGGATACTTCCCAACGCCCAGGCCGTCTCATTTGCGATTCTGCTGGTAGTCGGCTTCATCGTCGTGGTCAGCCTGGCCAAGATGCTGATGCCGGTGTTCGCCGCAGGCGTCATCGCCTACCTGCTGGACGGCCTGGTGGAGGTCGGCGAGCAGAGGAAGCTCCCGCGGCTGGTCTCGGTCATCGCGGTTTATCTTCTGTTCCTGACGCTGCTGCTGGTCATTTTCGTCGGCCTGCTGCCGCTTCTGTACCAGCAGACCCTTCAATTGATCGAGCAGGCACCGAGCTGGGTCAACCGCGGGCAGGTGCTGATCATGGAACTGCCGGAGCGCTATCCGGACTACGTCACCCAGGAGCAGGTGAACGATCTGATCGGCGTGATCCGGGCGGAGCTGATCTCCTACGGGCAGTCCATGCTGACCTATTCCTATGCTTCCCTGGTCAGCCTCATCACCGTGGTGGTCTATTTCATCCTGGTGCCGCTCCTGGTGTTCTTCTTCCTGAAGGACCGGGACCGCATCCTGGGCTGGTTCACCCAGTACCTTCCGCGCGACCGCAACCTGTCCAACCGCGTGTGGAAAGAGGTCGACATGCAGATCGGCAACTACGTGCGCGGAAAATTCGTCGAGATTGTCATCCTGTTCGCGGCCAGCTTCGTGACCTTTTCCTTGATGGGCTTGAACTACGCCCTGCTGCTCGCCGTGCTGATGGGGCTTTCGGTCATCATCCCGTATGTCGGCGCGACTCTGGTGACCTTTCCCGTCATGATCGTCGCGTTCTTCCAATGGGGCGTCTCGGACGATTTCTGGTACCTGATGCTGGCCTACGCCATCATTCAGGCGCTGGACGGCGTGATGCTGGTGCCCTTGCTGTTTTCCGAGGTGGTCAACCTCCATCCCGTGGCCATCATCGTGGCGATCCTTTTCTTCGGCGGCTGGTGGGGATTCTGGGGCGTGTTCTTCGCCATCCCGCTGGCGACGCTGGTGAAGGCTGTGCTCAGTGCGTGGCCGCGGTTGGGGGAAGGCGAAATGTCCGCCGCCGGTGGACAGTAA
- a CDS encoding ABC transporter substrate-binding protein: protein MILKRLTFIAGLLGASFSFAAEQATVRIGILATGTVNWEMAAMRHAGLDKANGVALDITVLAGPDAGKIALQGGSVDLIATDWIWVARQRAKGADYSFVPYSSHQGVVMVKADSAIRTLADLKDKRVGVVGGGLDKNWLLLKGAAQQKYGLDLATQAEPVFGAPPLLAQQLKQGRLDALLTYWHFAARLESEGFRRLIDGRDVLRELGVDPGMASLGLVFREGWAQRNRAALDGLLKGMDGAREALCTSDDAWAKVAPLSGESRPEVLAALRKGYCEGRITETGAAQTASAEKVYALLRGFGGAEFAQGGAELPPGVFWSAPAR, encoded by the coding sequence ATGATCCTGAAGCGCCTGACGTTTATTGCCGGTTTACTCGGCGCATCGTTTTCCTTCGCAGCCGAGCAGGCAACCGTCCGCATCGGGATCCTCGCCACCGGCACCGTCAACTGGGAAATGGCGGCGATGCGCCACGCCGGGCTGGATAAGGCCAACGGTGTTGCGCTGGATATCACGGTTTTGGCAGGGCCCGACGCTGGCAAGATCGCCTTGCAGGGCGGCAGCGTCGACCTGATCGCGACCGACTGGATCTGGGTAGCGCGACAGCGGGCGAAGGGGGCGGATTACAGCTTCGTGCCCTATTCCAGCCATCAGGGTGTAGTGATGGTGAAGGCCGATTCCGCAATCCGGACCCTGGCCGATCTCAAGGACAAGCGGGTGGGTGTGGTCGGCGGCGGCCTGGACAAGAACTGGCTGCTGCTCAAAGGTGCGGCCCAGCAGAAATATGGCCTCGATCTGGCGACCCAGGCCGAGCCGGTGTTCGGCGCCCCGCCGCTGCTGGCGCAGCAGCTCAAGCAGGGGCGGCTCGATGCGCTGCTCACCTACTGGCATTTCGCTGCCAGGCTGGAAAGCGAGGGCTTCCGCCGCCTCATCGACGGCCGGGACGTCTTGCGCGAACTCGGCGTCGATCCGGGGATGGCCAGCCTCGGTTTGGTGTTCCGCGAAGGCTGGGCGCAACGTAACCGCGCGGCGCTCGATGGTTTGCTCAAGGGCATGGATGGTGCGAGGGAAGCGCTCTGCACCTCCGATGACGCTTGGGCGAAGGTCGCTCCCTTGAGCGGCGAATCCAGGCCGGAAGTGCTGGCGGCCTTGCGCAAGGGTTACTGCGAGGGCCGGATCACCGAGACCGGCGCGGCCCAAACCGCCAGCGCGGAAAAGGTCTATGCGCTGCTGCGCGGGTTCGGCGGAGCCGAGTTCGCACAGGGTGGAGCAGAGCTGCCGCCCGGTGTGTTCTGGTCCGCGCCGGCCCGGTAG
- a CDS encoding MBL fold metallo-hydrolase, giving the protein MKAIIIPVTAFQQNCTILGCEATGLGAVVDPGGELDRVMAAAEDAGITLSKILLTHAHADHAAGTAALATRLGIPIEGPHRDDEFWIETLPQQCLMFGLPRTTVFTPDRWLEHGDTVSFGAETLEVLHCPGHTPGHVVFFHRSQQLALVGDVLFKGSIGRTDFPRGDYDTLIRSIRDRLFPLGDDVTFIPGHGPTSTFGDERRSNPFVGEGFSPRSAAG; this is encoded by the coding sequence ATGAAAGCCATCATCATCCCCGTCACCGCCTTCCAGCAGAACTGCACCATCCTCGGCTGCGAGGCCACCGGCCTGGGCGCCGTGGTCGATCCCGGCGGAGAGCTGGACCGGGTGATGGCCGCCGCAGAAGATGCCGGCATCACCCTGAGCAAGATACTCCTGACCCATGCCCATGCCGACCACGCGGCCGGCACCGCCGCCCTCGCAACACGGCTCGGCATCCCGATCGAAGGCCCACACCGGGACGATGAGTTCTGGATAGAAACCCTGCCCCAGCAATGCCTGATGTTCGGCCTGCCGCGGACGACGGTCTTCACCCCCGACCGCTGGCTGGAGCACGGCGACACCGTGAGCTTCGGCGCGGAGACCCTGGAGGTGCTGCACTGCCCCGGCCACACGCCCGGCCATGTGGTGTTCTTCCATCGCAGCCAGCAGTTGGCCCTGGTCGGTGACGTCCTGTTCAAGGGCTCGATCGGCCGCACCGACTTCCCCCGCGGCGACTACGACACCCTCATCCGCTCGATCCGCGACCGGCTGTTTCCGCTCGGCGATGACGTAACCTTCATTCCCGGCCACGGGCCGACTTCGACCTTCGGCGACGAACGGCGCTCCAACCCATTCGTGGGAGAGGGCTTCAGCCCTCGATCGGCTGCGGGCTAG
- a CDS encoding cupin domain-containing protein produces MSAIKVENNAPETRLGELGVRRWPTWSCGVSSFPWTYDESETCYILEGEVTVTPEGGEAVRFGKGDLVTFPTGLSCTWDVHMPVTKHYTFG; encoded by the coding sequence ATGTCCGCGATCAAAGTCGAAAACAATGCCCCGGAAACCCGCCTCGGCGAACTGGGCGTCAGGCGCTGGCCGACCTGGAGCTGCGGCGTCTCCTCCTTCCCCTGGACCTACGACGAAAGCGAAACCTGCTACATCCTGGAGGGCGAGGTCACCGTCACCCCTGAAGGCGGCGAGGCGGTCCGCTTCGGCAAGGGTGACCTGGTCACGTTCCCCACCGGCTTGTCCTGCACCTGGGATGTGCACATGCCGGTGACGAAGCACTACACCTTCGGCTGA
- a CDS encoding ROK family protein, producing the protein MSLLLGVDLGGTKVELIALTSHGRELLRRRADTPQGNYPETIRTIVKLVEEAEDELAEKGTVGIGTPGAVSAATGRLKNSNSVCLNGMPLREDLARALGRPVRLANDADCFSLSEAVDGAAARAEIVFGVILGTGVGGGIVVRGKLLNGANAIAGEWGHNPLPWPQGVERPGPPCYCGRSGCIETFLSGPGLARDHERRTGESLDAKTIAERAEVGYSTCRGSMALYEDRLARALAHVINILDPHVIVLGGGLSNCARLYANVPRLWGKYVFSDRIDTKLVPPRYGDSSGVRGAAWLWKR; encoded by the coding sequence ATGAGCTTGCTGCTGGGCGTCGACCTCGGGGGAACGAAGGTCGAACTGATCGCCCTGACCTCCCATGGCCGGGAACTGCTCCGGCGCCGCGCCGATACGCCTCAAGGCAATTACCCGGAAACCATCCGGACCATCGTGAAACTGGTCGAGGAAGCCGAAGACGAACTGGCCGAGAAAGGCACGGTGGGGATCGGCACGCCGGGCGCGGTGTCGGCGGCGACGGGGCGGCTGAAGAACTCCAATTCAGTGTGCTTGAACGGCATGCCACTGCGGGAAGACTTGGCGCGGGCGCTGGGCCGGCCAGTGCGGCTGGCGAACGACGCCGACTGCTTTAGCCTGTCCGAAGCCGTGGACGGCGCCGCGGCCCGCGCCGAAATCGTGTTCGGGGTGATCCTGGGCACCGGTGTAGGCGGCGGCATCGTGGTGCGGGGCAAGCTGCTCAACGGCGCCAACGCCATCGCCGGAGAGTGGGGCCACAATCCGCTGCCCTGGCCGCAAGGCGTCGAACGCCCCGGGCCACCCTGCTACTGCGGCAGGAGCGGCTGCATCGAGACCTTCCTGTCCGGTCCGGGCCTCGCCCGCGACCACGAGCGCCGGACCGGCGAATCCCTGGACGCCAAGACCATCGCCGAACGCGCGGAAGTCGGCTATTCGACCTGCCGCGGCAGCATGGCGCTCTACGAAGACCGGCTGGCCCGGGCACTGGCCCACGTCATCAACATCCTGGACCCGCACGTCATCGTACTGGGCGGCGGGCTTTCCAACTGCGCGCGGCTGTACGCCAACGTACCGCGGCTGTGGGGAAAATACGTATTCTCCGACCGGATCGACACCAAGCTGGTGCCGCCGCGCTACGGCGATTCCAGCGGGGTACGGGGAGCAGCCTGGCTGTGGAAGCGCTGA